A stretch of the Poseidonibacter antarcticus genome encodes the following:
- a CDS encoding class 1 fructose-bisphosphatase has product MQDIIKAIEKASIKIKELIETGDTSKSEQENSTGDTQLKLDIASDIIIEDIFKTIPSIKAIVSEEQENIVPLHENGEYLIAYDPLDGSSLVDVNLSVGSIYGIYKNEFNAKNIIASVYVVFGPRVEMVVAIDDVKMYRLLKGKFEFIQKIVLDEKGKLNAPGSTQNCWAPFHKKLIDDIFNDGYRLRYSGGMVPDLHQILLKGGGLFSYPGTTDRPKGKLRQLFEVFPFAYVYEKANGQAVDGYKRALEVETTHIHDTTPCFFGSNTEINRVLEVYKKNG; this is encoded by the coding sequence ATGCAAGATATAATTAAAGCTATAGAAAAAGCTAGTATTAAGATTAAAGAGTTAATTGAGACAGGTGATACAAGTAAAAGTGAACAAGAAAATTCAACGGGTGATACTCAATTAAAACTTGATATTGCAAGTGATATTATTATTGAAGATATCTTTAAAACAATTCCAAGTATTAAAGCAATTGTAAGTGAAGAGCAAGAAAATATTGTTCCTTTACATGAAAATGGTGAATATTTAATAGCTTATGATCCTTTAGATGGTTCTTCATTGGTGGATGTAAATTTATCAGTTGGTTCTATTTATGGAATTTATAAAAACGAATTTAATGCAAAAAATATTATTGCATCTGTATATGTGGTATTTGGACCTCGTGTAGAAATGGTAGTTGCTATTGATGATGTTAAAATGTATAGACTTTTAAAAGGTAAATTTGAATTTATTCAAAAAATTGTTTTAGATGAGAAAGGTAAATTAAATGCCCCTGGTTCTACACAAAATTGTTGGGCTCCATTTCATAAAAAATTAATTGATGATATTTTTAATGATGGTTATAGATTAAGATACTCAGGAGGAATGGTTCCTGATTTACATCAAATTTTATTAAAAGGTGGTGGATTATTCTCTTATCCAGGTACTACAGATAGACCTAAAGGTAAATTAAGACAATTATTTGAAGTATTTCCATTTGCATATGTTTATGAAAAAGCAAATGGTCAAGCAGTTGATGGATATAAAAGAGCTTTAGAAGTGGAGACTACTCATATTCATGATACAACTCCTTGTTTCTTTGGCTCAAATACTGAAATAAATAGAGTTCTTGAAGTTTATAAAAAGAATGGATAA
- a CDS encoding peptidoglycan synthetase, translating to MKINSIIDIIDGKLLNSPSISFIYSFKTDVNKVKEGDLFIANNLDDIQIAVQKGAFAIITKSIYPIIDNEIAWIKVDDINTIIIKLIRYKLANFNLKAYFCNDISYELLTVFSSNEKKVKLISKDLGKFISTIDEIDGNSIIISKDIDLLNKLYPNNTNFEKENFSITNLIEHSIFEVSFTYKDTYFQRIKIPSIYIEDFIRVYNFLSLNEFDDSKLKNFNFFKPIFLDKNLTIIEFGKSNKFIIVQNEPSLINKEINYLKDKFSYAKTVYITSTYIKNISVEQIIVKDINKIKNVIENQSFNALYISGFKFEDIQQILLKKEKELSLF from the coding sequence GTGAAAATAAATTCTATTATAGATATTATTGATGGGAAACTTTTAAATTCCCCATCAATATCTTTTATATACTCTTTTAAAACTGATGTAAATAAAGTAAAAGAAGGTGATCTTTTTATAGCTAATAATTTGGATGATATTCAAATAGCTGTACAAAAAGGTGCTTTTGCTATTATTACAAAAAGTATTTATCCTATAATAGATAATGAAATTGCTTGGATAAAAGTAGATGATATTAATACTATTATTATAAAACTTATTAGATATAAATTAGCCAACTTTAATCTAAAAGCTTATTTCTGTAATGATATAAGTTATGAATTGCTTACAGTTTTTTCTTCTAATGAGAAAAAAGTAAAACTAATTTCAAAAGATTTAGGTAAATTTATATCAACAATTGATGAAATAGATGGAAATTCAATAATCATTTCAAAAGATATTGATTTATTAAATAAACTTTATCCTAATAATACTAATTTTGAAAAAGAAAATTTTAGTATAACTAATTTAATTGAACATTCTATTTTTGAAGTTTCTTTTACTTATAAAGATACTTATTTTCAAAGAATAAAAATACCAAGTATTTATATAGAAGATTTTATAAGAGTTTATAATTTTCTTAGTCTTAATGAATTCGATGATTCCAAATTAAAGAATTTTAATTTCTTTAAACCAATCTTTTTAGATAAAAATTTAACTATTATTGAATTTGGGAAAAGTAATAAGTTTATTATAGTTCAAAATGAGCCTTCTTTAATTAATAAAGAGATTAATTATTTAAAAGATAAGTTCTCTTATGCAAAAACAGTTTATATCACTTCAACTTATATAAAAAATATTTCTGTTGAGCAAATTATTGTAAAAGATATAAATAAAATAAAAAATGTTATAGAAAACCAATCTTTTAATGCCTTATATATAAGCGGTTTTAAGTTTGAAGATATACAACAAATTCTATTAAAAAAAGAAAAAGAATTATCTCTTTTCTAA
- the metG gene encoding methionine--tRNA ligase: MEESCKNVYITTPIYYVNDIAHIGHAYTTIIADMLARYSRLTGANTFFLTGTDEHGQKIAQSAESRGKTPKEYADEVSGKFRTLWDDFDISYDKFIRTTDEQHKIGVQHAFLKMYDKGDIYKGEYEGYYCVSCETFFTEKQLVDEQFCPDCGRPTNIVKEESFFFKLSAYEDRLLKWYEENEDCILPRSKKNEIINFVKGGLRDLSISRTSFDWGIKLPESMNEPKHVMYVWLDALMNYITALGYGTDEKEMSHWPASIHLVGKDILRFHAIYWPAFLMSLDLPLPKHIAAHGWWTRDGEKMSKSKGNVVDPKKVADAYGLDAFRYFMLREVPFGQDGDFSQKALMDRINSDLGNDLGNLLNRISGMSGKYFDFKITSKDVKKYHQKELDEVESILENIEEYLYKMQLNRYLEDIWKVLTIANKAIGDYEPWAKMKEGRTDEAMALVALITNIMARVSLLLDSVMPEKIDKIATSLGITIDNATYVRLIKNKELIPGTTITKVEQLFPRIEDILLEQAKPAIVEKAVAEKESSKKDEAIEEDDNLITIDKFFETTLKIGTIVDAEEVPKSKKLLKLQVDLGEGRNRQILAGIKEFYSAQDLIGTQACVVANLKPAKLMGMISEGMLMAAKDENGLSLIRPEAPKKIGTKIS, from the coding sequence ATGGAAGAATCTTGTAAAAATGTTTATATAACTACACCTATATATTATGTGAATGATATAGCACACATAGGCCATGCCTATACGACAATAATAGCTGATATGTTAGCTAGATATTCTAGATTAACTGGTGCAAATACATTTTTCCTTACAGGAACAGATGAACATGGTCAAAAAATTGCACAAAGTGCAGAGTCAAGAGGTAAAACTCCAAAAGAGTATGCAGATGAAGTATCAGGTAAATTTAGAACTTTATGGGATGATTTTGACATTTCTTATGATAAATTTATTAGAACAACAGATGAACAACATAAAATTGGTGTTCAACATGCCTTTTTAAAGATGTATGATAAAGGTGATATTTACAAAGGTGAATATGAAGGTTATTATTGTGTATCATGTGAGACATTTTTTACAGAAAAACAATTAGTTGATGAACAATTTTGTCCTGATTGTGGAAGACCTACTAATATTGTAAAAGAAGAAAGTTTCTTTTTCAAATTATCTGCTTATGAAGATAGATTATTAAAATGGTATGAAGAAAATGAAGATTGTATTCTACCTAGATCTAAGAAAAATGAGATTATTAATTTTGTAAAAGGTGGATTAAGAGATTTATCAATCTCTAGAACATCTTTTGATTGGGGAATTAAGCTTCCTGAATCTATGAATGAACCAAAACATGTTATGTATGTTTGGTTAGATGCTTTAATGAACTATATTACAGCTCTTGGTTATGGAACAGATGAAAAAGAGATGTCTCATTGGCCAGCTTCAATTCATTTAGTAGGAAAAGATATTTTAAGATTCCATGCTATTTATTGGCCTGCTTTTTTAATGTCTTTAGACTTACCTTTACCAAAACATATTGCAGCACATGGTTGGTGGACAAGAGATGGTGAAAAAATGTCAAAATCAAAAGGAAATGTAGTAGACCCTAAAAAAGTTGCTGATGCTTATGGATTGGATGCATTTAGATACTTTATGCTCAGAGAAGTTCCTTTTGGTCAAGATGGTGATTTTTCTCAAAAAGCATTAATGGATAGAATTAATTCAGATTTAGGAAATGACTTAGGAAACTTATTAAATAGAATTTCGGGAATGAGTGGGAAATATTTTGATTTTAAAATCACTTCTAAAGATGTAAAGAAATATCACCAAAAAGAATTAGATGAAGTAGAAAGCATTTTAGAAAATATTGAAGAATATTTATATAAAATGCAATTAAATAGATATTTAGAAGATATTTGGAAAGTATTAACAATTGCAAATAAAGCAATTGGTGATTATGAACCTTGGGCTAAAATGAAAGAAGGTAGAACTGATGAAGCAATGGCTTTAGTTGCTTTAATTACTAATATTATGGCAAGAGTTTCTCTTCTTTTAGACTCTGTTATGCCAGAAAAAATTGACAAAATTGCAACATCTCTTGGAATAACAATTGACAATGCTACTTATGTTAGATTAATTAAAAATAAAGAACTAATTCCTGGTACAACTATTACAAAAGTTGAGCAATTATTCCCAAGAATTGAAGATATTCTTTTAGAACAAGCTAAACCAGCTATTGTAGAAAAAGCAGTTGCGGAAAAAGAATCTTCAAAAAAAGATGAAGCTATTGAAGAAGATGATAATCTAATTACAATAGATAAATTTTTTGAAACAACTTTAAAAATTGGAACAATTGTAGATGCAGAAGAAGTTCCAAAATCTAAAAAACTTTTAAAATTACAAGTAGACTTAGGTGAAGGTAGAAATAGACAAATTTTAGCAGGAATCAAAGAGTTTTATTCTGCTCAAGATTTAATAGGAACACAAGCTTGTGTAGTTGCTAACTTAAAACCTGCAAAACTAATGGGTATGATTAGTGAAGGTATGTTAATGGCTGCAAAGGATGAAAATGGTTTATCTTTAATTAGACCAGAAGCACCTAAAAAAATAGGTACAAAAATAAGTTAG